The genomic interval GCTGCCGGACCGGGAGGCGAACGAAGTGGTTTTTCGCCTGCTCGTCTCGGTGCTGCCGCGCCTGCGCGCCGGGTCAGTGTGGATGCCGCTTACGTACTTCGAACTGTGGATGGCGCGGCTCACCGGCGTGCTGCCCGAGCTGGGCGCGTGCATGGTGTGCGGCGAGGCACTCAACGGAAGCCGGGCATTTTTCCATCCGCTGGCGGACGGGCTGATGTGCGCAAACGACAAGCGGCTGGCTTCGTCGGAGATGGCGCGCGAGTCGCGCATACTGGCGGCGGAGATGTTCCGCGCGCCAGTGGAGAAGTTCGACAACGGTGAAGCGTGGCCGCGCGAGCGCGCCCGCGACCTGCGCAGGTTCCTGGTCCAGCTCATCGAGCGGCACATCGAGAAGAAGCTGGTCACGGCCAGCATGCTGGAGAAAATCGAATAGCACTCAGCACTCGGCACTCAGCATTCAGCCAGTGGAGAGTGGAGCACGAACGCGCAAGGGCTGAATGCTGACTGCTGAATGCTGACGGTTTCGAACAAACCGACCTATCAGGACATCATCCTCAAGCTCCAGTCGTTCTGGGCGGAGCGCGGGTGTGTGCTGCAGCAGCCGTATGACGCGGAGGTGGGCGCGGGGACGATGGCGCCGGAAACGTTTCTGCGCGTGCTGGGGCCGCAGCCGTACAAGGTGGCATACGTGCAGCCTTCGCGGCGTCCGGCGGACGGGCGCTACGGCGAGAACCCGAACCGGCTGTACAAGCACATGCAGCTCCAGGTCATCCTGAAGCCGCCGCCGGAAAACGTGCAGGAGCTGTTCCTGGAGTCGCTGGCGGCGATCGGCATTGACCTCGGCAAGCACGACATCAAGTTCGAGGAAGACAACTGGGAGTCGCCGACGCTGGGCGCGTGGGGCATCGGGTGGCAGGTGATGCTGGACGGCCTGGAGATCACGCAGTTCACTTACTTCCAGCAGTGCGGCGGCGTGGACCTGGACCCGATCTCGGCGGAACTGACGTACGGGCTGGAACGGCTGACGGCGTTTCTGCAGGACGTGGAGTCGGTGTACGACATCGTGTGGGCGCGCGAAGCATCCCAGCAAGCCAAGACCGGGCTTGCCGGAGACCCTGCGCGTGACCCTGATAGCGGCCGCGTGACGACCTACGGCGACGTGCGTCTCGCCGACGAGGTCCAGTTCAGCGTGTACAACTTCGAGGCCGCGGACGTGGAGAAGGCGTGGCAGCATTTCGACCTGTATGAGGCGGAGTGCAGGCAGCTGTTGCAGTCGTACGCGGCGCGTGCGAAGCGGAAGGACGCCTCGCCGGAAGAATTGAAGCGTTTCCCCGTGCTGCCGGCATTCGATCTCTGCCTGAAGTGCTCGCACCTGTTCAACATTCTGGACGCGCGCGGAGCGATCAGCGTGACCGAGCGCGTGGGCGTGATTGCGCGTGTGCGGCAGCTCGCAGTGGGCGTGGCGAAGGCGTGGGTGGAGCAGCAGAGCGCTGAAGTGGCGCCGGCGGGCGCCGAGGCAGTGGCGGACTAACCGCACTTAGGGAGTTGGCACTTGGCAGTGAAGGATTGTGGAAGCGCCCGCGAAAAAAAACAAAAGCGGTCCACACGAAGGACACGAAGGGCACACGAAGGACACGAAGGAGCTGCGGACGGTGATGGACTAAACGCCAAGTGCCAAGCGCTCCTTGCCAGAGCATGACGCCTGTTGCTTGTGAATAAGAATGCCTGACTTTCTGCTCGAAATCGGAACTGAAGAGATCCCGGCGCGAATGATTGATGCTGCTGCGGCCGAACTCCAGCGCCGGGTCACCGATCTGCTGGGCGCCGAGCGCCTGTCGCCTTCGTCAGACGTTGGGTATTTCGCCACGCCGCGACGGCTTGCGGTGTATGCGCACGGCGTTCCTGCCGGTCAGCCCGACGTGGAAGAGCAGGTCACCGGTCCCGCGGCCAAAGTGGCGTTCAAGGACGGCAAGCCCGCTCCGCCGGCCGAGGCGTTTGCGAAGAAGGTTGGCCTGCCGGTCGAGAAGCTGGAGAAGGTGACCACGCCGAAGGGCGAATATCTCTCAGCGCGCATCAGGCGCAAGGGCCGCGGGACGGGCGCGCTGCTCGGCGAATTGCTGCCGAAAGAAATTGCGGCACTCTACTGGCCCAAGAGCATGTACTGGCGCGCGGGCAAGCCCGAACGCTTCGTGCGGCCGGTGCGCTGGATGGTTGCGTTGCTTGACGGGGAAGTGATTCCGCTGGAGTTCGCGGGCGTGCGCGCGGGGCGCGAGTCGCGGGGACACCGCGTGCTGTCGTCGGGCGCGGTGAGCATCGGATCGCCGAAGGATTACGCCGACGCGCTGAGCAAAGCATCGGTCATGCCCAGCCCGGCGGCGCGCGAGGAGCACATCCGCAAGCAGCTCGACGCCGCCACGCGCGCGATTCCCGGAGCCCGCTGGCGTGAGGACGCTGAGCTGCTGAGGAGCGTGGTGAACCTGACGGAGTGGCCATCGGTGGTCCTGGGCAGCTTCGACCGCGAGTATCTTTCGCTGCCGGAGGAAGTGCTGGTCACGGTGATGCGCGACCACCAGAAGTATTTCGCGGTCGAAGACGCGAGCGGAAAGCTGGCGCCGCACTTCCTCGCGGTGCTCAACACCACGGGCGACCCGGCCGTGATCCGCCATGGCAACGAGCGCGTGCTGCGCGCGCGCTTCAACGACGCGCGCTTCTTCTGGCAGCAGGACCAGAAGATTTCGATGAAGGACCGCGTGGCGCTGCTCAAGGCAGTCACGTTCCAGAAGGACCTGGGCAACTACTACGATAAGACGATCCGGGTGCAGAAGCTGGCCAGCGTGGTCTCGGAAATCCTGAAGGACGCCGGCGTCGCCATCCGGCCGGGCGTGATCCACAAAGCGGCGCTGCTTGCCAAGGCCGACCTGACCACCGAGATGGTGAAGGAGTTCACTGAACTGCAGGGCATCGTGGGCGGGCTCTACACGCGCGCGCAGACAATTGACGAGATGGTGCCCGAGGCGACGCGCTTCGCCATCGCGGACGCGGTTTACGACCAATACAAACCCGAGTCCATGGACGACCGCGTGCCGCGGACGGTGGAAGGCGCCGTGCTCGCCCTTGCCGACAAGGCCGACACGATTGCGGGAATGTTTGCCTTAGGCCTGGCGCCCAGCGGTTCGAAGGACCCGTTTGCGCTGCGGCGCGCGGCCAACGGCATTGTGAAGACCATCGCCGAACACAAGCTGCCGCTGAGCCTCACGAAGCTGTTCGTCTCCGCCATCAACGGGCATGACGGATCGCCGGCGCAGGCAAAGTTCGCGCGGCCCGAAGAGTTGATGAAGAGCGCAGGCAAGGACCCACACCGCGTTCTGTGGCAGTGTCCCACGGGCGCGACCGCCGCTTGCCGGGCGCTGGGCGTGGCGCTGGAACGCTTCATGACGGAGCGGTTGGAGTTCTACTTGCGCGACGTTCGCGGCTTCGCCTACGACGTGGTGAAGGCGGTTCTCGCCGCCGGAAACGACGATGTGGTGGATGCGATCGCGCGGGCGGAAGCGGTGACGAGGGTCCGCGGTTCGGAGGATTTCGCCGCGCTCTCGGTCGCGTTCAAGCGCATTCGCAACATCCTGCGCCAGGCCGAAGAGAAGGAGCCCGGCGCATCGGCAGGAGAGCTTTCCAGCGGCACGCTGGAGGGCGCGGAAAAGGACCTGTTCGACGCAATGAGGAAAACGTCGCAAACGGTTGAGCCGCTGCGCGGCAACAAGAAGTACGAGCAGGCCCTGACCGAGATTTCACGGCTGCGTCCCGTGGTGGACGCGTTCTTCGACAAAGTCATGGTGATGGCTGAAGACCGCGAAGTCCGCAGGCGGCGGCTGAGGCTGCTGGGCGCTTTGCTCGGGGAGTTTTCGCGCATTGCCGATTTTTCCGAGATCGTTACAGAAGGGAAGAGCTGAAAGCGAGACGAATGAGCACGCAAACGATTCCGCAGACTGAGTCGCGCACGGAGAGACGCGCGGAGCATGCCACCAAATACGTTTACTTCTTCGGCGGCGGGAAGGCCGAGGGCAACGGCAAGATGAAGGACGCGCTCGGCGGCAAGGGCGCGGGGCTTGCGGAGATGACCAACGCCGGCCTGCCCGTGCCTCCCGGCTTCACCATCCAGACCGACGCCTGCCGCGAATACATGCGCACCAACGGCGGCGTGAGCGAGGCAGTGACCGAGCAGATGGAAGCGGCGCTGCGCCGGCTGGAAGACCTGCAAAAGCAGAAGCTCGGCGCGGGCGAGAACCCGCTGCTGGTGAGCGTGCGCTCGGGCGCCAAGTTCAGCATGCCGGGCATGATGGACACGATCCTGAACCTCGGGCTGAACGACGTTTCGGTGGAAGCGCTGGCGCGCCGCTCGAACAACCCGCGCTTTGCCTACGATTCTTATCGTCGTTTGATTCAGATGTTCGGCAACGTGGTGCTCGACATCCCGAAGCACGCTTTCGATGAAGTCTTCGACGCCAAAAAGAAGCAGAAAAAGGCCAAGCTCGACACTGACCTCGACGCCAAGGCGCTGAAGGAAGTGATTGAGGAGTACAAGAAGGTCGTGAAGAAGCACGCCAAACGCGACTTCCCGCAGGACCCTCACGAGCAGCTGGTGATGGCGCGCGATGCCGTGTTCCGCTCGTGGAACAACGAGCGCGCGAAGCACTACCGGCGCATCAACAACATCTCTGACGATCTGGGCACTGCCGTCAATGTGCAGGCGATGGTGTTCGGGAACCTGGGCGAGACCAGCGGGACCGGCGTGGGCTTCACGCGCAATCCTTCGACCGGCGCGAAGGAGTTCTACGGCGAGTTCCTGATGAACGCGCAGGGCGAAGACGTGGTGGCGGGCATCCGCACGCCGGTGCACATCTCCGAGCTGAACAGAATCATGCCGCAGGTCTACGAGCAGCTGCGCGACATCACCACGCGGCTGGAGAAGCACTACAAGGACCTGCAGGACTTCGAGTTCACGATCCAGGACGGCCGGCTGTACATGCTGCAAACGCGCAACGGAAAGCGCACCGGCCGCGCTGCCGTCCGGGTGGCGATCGACATGGTGGAAGAGGGGCTGATCACGAAAGAGGAAGCCATCTTCCGCGTGGATCCCAACCAGCTTTATGACTTCCTGGTCCCGAAGCTCGATGAGAAGAGCGTGAAGATCGAAGTGCTCGCGACGGGACTGCCGGCGTCGCCAGGCGCGGCCGTCGGCCAGATCGTGTTTACGGCCGACGATGCGGTGAAGAAGGTGGGTCCGGACCGCAGCAATCCGGTGATTCTGGTGCGCGCGGAAACCACGCCGGAAGACATTCACGGCATGGAAGTCGCCGCCGGGATTCTCACCTCGCGCGGCGGCATGACGAGCCACGCCGCCGTGGTGACACGCGGCATGGGTAAGTGCTGCGTGGCGGGCGCGGGCGACATTGAAGTGGACGAGAAGAAGCGCGAGATGCGCGTCAAGGGCAAGACGCTGCGCGAAGGCGACTGGATTTCACTCGACGGCACCACGGGCCGCGTGATCAACGGCCGCCTGAACACGGTCGAGGCATCGCCCGATGATGCCGACCTGCAGACGATCATGTCGTGGGCGGAGCCGTTCCGCACCATGGGCGTGCGGGCGAACGCGGACATTCCGCGCGACGCCATTCAGGCGCGCGCGTTTGGCGCGGAGGGCATCGGGCTGTGCCGCACCGAGCACATGTTTTTCGCCGAGGACCGCATCGCGCACATGCGGGCGATGATCCTGGCGTCGAACGAAAAAGACCGCCGCGCCGCGCTGAAGAAGCTGCTGCCCATGCAGCGCGCCGACTTCATCGGCGTGTTCCGGGCGATGGACGGCTTTCCGGTAACCATCCGCACGCTCGATCCGCCGCTGCACGAGTTCCTGCCGCGCCGCGAAGAGCTGATGGTGGAGATCGGGAAGCTGGAAGTCACCAAGCCGCGCTCGCCCAAATTGCGCGAACTGCAAGCATTGCTGCGGCGAGTGGAAGAGCTGCACGAGTTCAACCCGATGCTAGGGCACCGTGGTTGCCGGCTCGGCATCACGTATCCGGAGATCACCGAGATGCAGGCGCGCGCCATCTTCGAAGCGGCGGTAAAGGCCGCTTCGGAGGGCGTGAAGGTCTTTCCGGAAGTCATGATCCCGCTGGTGGGCACGCTGAAAGAAATGGCCAACCAGAAGGAGATCGTGAAGCGCGTTGCGGAGGAAGTCTTCGCGGAAAAAGAACGCCGCGTGGACTATCTGGTGGGCACCATGATCGAGTTGCCGCGGGCGGCGCTAGTGGCCGACGAGAT from Terriglobales bacterium carries:
- the recO gene encoding DNA repair protein RecO, whose product is MPLKQSEAVVLRSYPLREADLLVSFFTRAEGKVKGVARAAKKSKKRFGGALEPLTYVRLYWEDREGHELARVDSCDVLDSPLSTEVDYPRAVGLAHLAELVDELLPDREANEVVFRLLVSVLPRLRAGSVWMPLTYFELWMARLTGVLPELGACMVCGEALNGSRAFFHPLADGLMCANDKRLASSEMARESRILAAEMFRAPVEKFDNGEAWPRERARDLRRFLVQLIERHIEKKLVTASMLEKIE
- a CDS encoding glycine--tRNA ligase subunit alpha, which gives rise to MLTVSNKPTYQDIILKLQSFWAERGCVLQQPYDAEVGAGTMAPETFLRVLGPQPYKVAYVQPSRRPADGRYGENPNRLYKHMQLQVILKPPPENVQELFLESLAAIGIDLGKHDIKFEEDNWESPTLGAWGIGWQVMLDGLEITQFTYFQQCGGVDLDPISAELTYGLERLTAFLQDVESVYDIVWAREASQQAKTGLAGDPARDPDSGRVTTYGDVRLADEVQFSVYNFEAADVEKAWQHFDLYEAECRQLLQSYAARAKRKDASPEELKRFPVLPAFDLCLKCSHLFNILDARGAISVTERVGVIARVRQLAVGVAKAWVEQQSAEVAPAGAEAVAD
- the glyS gene encoding glycine--tRNA ligase subunit beta, with the protein product MPDFLLEIGTEEIPARMIDAAAAELQRRVTDLLGAERLSPSSDVGYFATPRRLAVYAHGVPAGQPDVEEQVTGPAAKVAFKDGKPAPPAEAFAKKVGLPVEKLEKVTTPKGEYLSARIRRKGRGTGALLGELLPKEIAALYWPKSMYWRAGKPERFVRPVRWMVALLDGEVIPLEFAGVRAGRESRGHRVLSSGAVSIGSPKDYADALSKASVMPSPAAREEHIRKQLDAATRAIPGARWREDAELLRSVVNLTEWPSVVLGSFDREYLSLPEEVLVTVMRDHQKYFAVEDASGKLAPHFLAVLNTTGDPAVIRHGNERVLRARFNDARFFWQQDQKISMKDRVALLKAVTFQKDLGNYYDKTIRVQKLASVVSEILKDAGVAIRPGVIHKAALLAKADLTTEMVKEFTELQGIVGGLYTRAQTIDEMVPEATRFAIADAVYDQYKPESMDDRVPRTVEGAVLALADKADTIAGMFALGLAPSGSKDPFALRRAANGIVKTIAEHKLPLSLTKLFVSAINGHDGSPAQAKFARPEELMKSAGKDPHRVLWQCPTGATAACRALGVALERFMTERLEFYLRDVRGFAYDVVKAVLAAGNDDVVDAIARAEAVTRVRGSEDFAALSVAFKRIRNILRQAEEKEPGASAGELSSGTLEGAEKDLFDAMRKTSQTVEPLRGNKKYEQALTEISRLRPVVDAFFDKVMVMAEDREVRRRRLRLLGALLGEFSRIADFSEIVTEGKS
- the ppdK gene encoding pyruvate, phosphate dikinase, with the translated sequence MSTQTIPQTESRTERRAEHATKYVYFFGGGKAEGNGKMKDALGGKGAGLAEMTNAGLPVPPGFTIQTDACREYMRTNGGVSEAVTEQMEAALRRLEDLQKQKLGAGENPLLVSVRSGAKFSMPGMMDTILNLGLNDVSVEALARRSNNPRFAYDSYRRLIQMFGNVVLDIPKHAFDEVFDAKKKQKKAKLDTDLDAKALKEVIEEYKKVVKKHAKRDFPQDPHEQLVMARDAVFRSWNNERAKHYRRINNISDDLGTAVNVQAMVFGNLGETSGTGVGFTRNPSTGAKEFYGEFLMNAQGEDVVAGIRTPVHISELNRIMPQVYEQLRDITTRLEKHYKDLQDFEFTIQDGRLYMLQTRNGKRTGRAAVRVAIDMVEEGLITKEEAIFRVDPNQLYDFLVPKLDEKSVKIEVLATGLPASPGAAVGQIVFTADDAVKKVGPDRSNPVILVRAETTPEDIHGMEVAAGILTSRGGMTSHAAVVTRGMGKCCVAGAGDIEVDEKKREMRVKGKTLREGDWISLDGTTGRVINGRLNTVEASPDDADLQTIMSWAEPFRTMGVRANADIPRDAIQARAFGAEGIGLCRTEHMFFAEDRIAHMRAMILASNEKDRRAALKKLLPMQRADFIGVFRAMDGFPVTIRTLDPPLHEFLPRREELMVEIGKLEVTKPRSPKLRELQALLRRVEELHEFNPMLGHRGCRLGITYPEITEMQARAIFEAAVKAASEGVKVFPEVMIPLVGTLKEMANQKEIVKRVAEEVFAEKERRVDYLVGTMIELPRAALVADEIAREAEFFSFGTNDLTQTTFGFSRDDINKFLPAYLGHGILKQDPFAALDREGVGKLVRMGVELGRQANPKLKVGICGEHGGEPSSVEFCYQVGLNYVSCSPFRVLTARLAAAQAAATTKLNVEGGRTK